Below is a genomic region from Mesorhizobium sp..
GCGTCCTGGCGCGGAGCTCGGCCATCAGCGATTTCCACGGCACCGTGCCGTGCCCGACGTCGGCCCAGCCGTCCTCGCTGGCGTTCGCCCCGGCGGTCGCGATGTCCTTGACGTGGACTGCAAGGATGCGGCTCGCATAGTCGGCGATCCATCTGGCCGGATCGGCGCCGCCGCGCACCACCCAGGCGACGTCGAGTTCGAGGCCGATCGAAGGGGCCGCGTCGAGGATCAGCTTCTGCGGCACCGAACCGTCCGCAAGGGCTTTGAACTCGAAGTCGTGGTTGTGCCAGGCGAAGCCGTAGCCCGCCTTCGTCGCCTTGTCCCCGACCGCGGCGAGCCGTGCGCCGAAGGCGCGCCAGCCGGCGGCGTCGGACGGACGCTTATCGGGCATCAGGTAGGGGCAGACGAGCAGTGTCGCGCCGAGCGTGTCGGCGATGCGGCGCACGCCGTCGAAATCGCCCTCCAGCATGTCGATCGAGAAATGGGCCGAGGGCATGGTCAAGCCGTTGCGATCCATTTCGGCGCGCAGGCCGGCGGCATCGTCATAGACGCCGCCGAAGCCCTCCACCTGCGTGTAGCCGTGTCGCGCGAGCATTTTCAGCACGTCGGCCCAAGGCTTGAAATTGCGGGCGCTGTAAAGCTGGAAAGACCAGTTCATGTCGGTGTCCTGTGAGTTGGTCGCTGTGTCAGAGCCGCTGGCCTTCGGCGGCATCGAAGAGGGAGGCGCGCATCGGATCGAACCCGATCTCGACCATGTCGCCGGTCGACGGCATCCGCTCGGTCGGCACCCGGACGGCGAGGTTGTGCCGTCCGAGCTTGGTCCAGACGAGCGAATCGGAGCCCATCGGCTCGACCACG
It encodes:
- a CDS encoding sugar phosphate isomerase/epimerase codes for the protein MNWSFQLYSARNFKPWADVLKMLARHGYTQVEGFGGVYDDAAGLRAEMDRNGLTMPSAHFSIDMLEGDFDGVRRIADTLGATLLVCPYLMPDKRPSDAAGWRAFGARLAAVGDKATKAGYGFAWHNHDFEFKALADGSVPQKLILDAAPSIGLELDVAWVVRGGADPARWIADYASRILAVHVKDIATAGANASEDGWADVGHGTVPWKSLMAELRARTPAKVYIMEHDNPSDVERFARRSIESVKSY